A stretch of Cupriavidus necator DNA encodes these proteins:
- a CDS encoding PTS sugar transporter subunit IIA gives MAGILIIAHTPLASALRDCAAHVYCGQPQRLESIDVLPDADPAVVLAEARRRLAAICEDNGALVLTDIFGATPANIAARLAEPGRVRVLAGVNLPMLVRAICYRGEKLDQLATKALAGGSQGVLQVGTTTVQNQTANHPDKYAAEGHHHHQ, from the coding sequence ATGGCAGGCATTCTGATCATCGCGCACACCCCGCTGGCTTCGGCGCTGCGCGATTGCGCCGCCCACGTCTACTGCGGCCAGCCGCAGCGGCTGGAATCCATCGACGTCCTTCCCGATGCCGACCCCGCCGTCGTGCTGGCCGAGGCCAGGCGCCGGCTGGCGGCCATCTGCGAGGACAACGGCGCGCTGGTCCTCACCGATATCTTCGGCGCCACCCCCGCCAATATTGCCGCACGCCTGGCCGAGCCGGGCCGCGTGCGGGTGCTGGCCGGCGTCAACCTTCCCATGCTCGTGCGCGCGATCTGCTACCGCGGCGAAAAGCTCGACCAGCTTGCCACCAAGGCCCTGGCCGGCGGCTCGCAGGGTGTGCTGCAGGTCGGCACCACGACTGTCCAGAACCAAACCGCAAACCATCCCGACAAATATGCTGCAGAGGGACACCACCATCATCAATAA
- the gshA gene encoding glutamate--cysteine ligase translates to MVPHLITALNGPLLELEKKILDATPSIERWFRLEWQEHTPPFYCSVDLRNAGFKLAPVDTNLFPGGFNNLAPEMLPLAVQAAMAAIEKICPDAKNLLLIPERHTRNMFYLQNVARLSLIMRQAGLNVRLGSLSEEITEPTPIELPDGQTLVVEPLARLGTRGRRLGLKDFDPCSILLNNDLSAGIPPILENINEQYLLPPLHAGWSTRRKSSHFAAYDEVAKKFAKLIDIDQWMVNPYFARCSGVDFHERVGEEELADAVEGVLKKIAKKYREYGIKETPYVVVKADAGTYGMGIMTVRDPSEVKGLNRKERNKMSVVKEGLEVSDVIIQEGVHTFEKVNEAVAEPVVYMIDRYVVGGFYRVHTGRGNDENLNAPGMHFVPLAFAPNGIPDSHAKPGAAVPNRFYMYGVVARLALLAASLELEKTDPNPIL, encoded by the coding sequence ATGGTCCCGCATCTCATCACCGCGCTGAACGGTCCGCTGCTCGAACTGGAAAAGAAAATCCTGGACGCCACGCCGTCCATCGAGCGCTGGTTCAGGCTGGAATGGCAGGAGCATACCCCTCCGTTCTATTGCTCGGTGGACCTGCGCAACGCCGGCTTCAAGCTGGCGCCGGTCGACACCAACCTGTTCCCGGGCGGATTCAACAACCTGGCCCCGGAAATGCTGCCGCTGGCGGTGCAGGCGGCGATGGCGGCGATCGAGAAGATCTGCCCGGACGCCAAGAACCTGCTGCTGATCCCCGAGCGGCATACCCGCAACATGTTCTACCTGCAGAACGTGGCGCGGCTGTCGCTGATCATGCGCCAGGCGGGCCTGAACGTGCGCCTGGGCTCGCTCTCCGAGGAAATCACCGAACCGACCCCGATCGAGCTGCCGGACGGCCAGACCCTGGTGGTCGAGCCGCTCGCGCGCCTGGGCACCAGGGGCCGCCGGCTGGGGCTGAAGGACTTCGACCCCTGTTCGATCCTGCTGAACAACGACCTGTCGGCCGGCATCCCGCCGATCCTGGAAAACATCAACGAGCAGTACCTGCTGCCGCCGCTGCATGCCGGCTGGTCCACGCGCCGCAAGAGCAGCCACTTTGCCGCCTATGACGAGGTGGCCAAGAAGTTCGCCAAGCTGATCGACATCGACCAGTGGATGGTCAACCCGTACTTCGCCCGCTGCTCCGGCGTGGACTTCCACGAGCGCGTGGGCGAGGAAGAACTGGCCGACGCGGTCGAGGGCGTGCTCAAGAAAATCGCCAAGAAGTACCGCGAGTACGGCATCAAGGAAACCCCGTACGTGGTGGTCAAGGCCGATGCCGGCACCTACGGCATGGGCATCATGACCGTGCGCGATCCGTCCGAGGTCAAGGGCCTGAACCGGAAGGAGCGCAACAAGATGAGCGTCGTCAAGGAAGGCCTTGAGGTCAGCGACGTCATCATCCAGGAAGGCGTGCACACCTTCGAGAAGGTCAATGAAGCGGTGGCTGAGCCGGTGGTGTACATGATCGACCGCTACGTGGTCGGCGGCTTCTACCGCGTGCACACGGGCCGCGGCAACGACGAGAACCTGAACGCGCCGGGCATGCATTTCGTGCCGCTGGCGTTTGCGCCCAACGGTATCCCCGACTCCCACGCCAAGCCCGGCGCGGCGGTGCCTAACCGGTTCTACATGTACGGCGTGGTGGCGCGATTGGCGCTGCTGGCGGCGTCCCTGGAACTCGAGAAAACCGACCCGAACCCGATCCTGTGA
- the gshB gene encoding glutathione synthase, with amino-acid sequence MRILFITDPLETFKTYKDSTYAMMTEAAARGHELYWCLQPQLTLSGRVVETMATRLHLTGDDHAWYREGNSALEPLSAFDAVLMRKDPPFDMEYVTSTWLLELAEAQGARVFNKPRAIRDHSEKLAIAQYPEFITPTLVTRDLARIRDFHAEHRDIIVKPLDGMGGMGVFRVGADGMNLAAIVETLGHDGARTLMVQRYIPAIKDGDKRILLIGGVPVPYSLARVPMAGEVRGNLAAGGTGRAQELSPRDREIAEALAPGLWEQGLLLVGLDVIGDYLTEVNVTSPTCFQEITQQTGFHVAAMFIDALEHAVDAAGR; translated from the coding sequence ATGCGCATCCTCTTCATCACTGACCCGCTGGAGACCTTCAAGACCTACAAGGACTCCACCTACGCCATGATGACCGAGGCCGCCGCGCGCGGCCACGAGCTGTACTGGTGCTTGCAGCCGCAACTGACCCTGTCCGGCCGTGTGGTCGAGACCATGGCCACGCGACTGCACCTGACCGGCGACGACCACGCCTGGTACCGCGAAGGCAACAGCGCGCTGGAGCCGCTGTCGGCATTCGACGCGGTGCTGATGCGCAAGGACCCGCCCTTCGACATGGAGTACGTCACCAGCACCTGGCTGCTGGAGCTGGCCGAGGCGCAGGGCGCGCGCGTGTTCAACAAGCCGCGCGCGATCCGCGACCATTCCGAGAAGCTGGCGATTGCCCAGTACCCGGAATTCATCACGCCGACGCTGGTTACGCGCGACCTGGCACGCATCCGCGACTTCCACGCCGAGCACCGCGACATCATCGTCAAGCCGCTCGACGGCATGGGCGGCATGGGCGTGTTCCGCGTCGGCGCGGACGGCATGAACCTGGCCGCGATCGTCGAGACTTTGGGCCACGACGGCGCCCGCACGCTGATGGTGCAGCGCTATATCCCGGCGATCAAGGACGGCGACAAGCGCATCCTGCTGATCGGCGGCGTGCCGGTGCCATATTCGCTGGCGCGCGTGCCGATGGCCGGCGAGGTGCGCGGCAACCTGGCTGCCGGCGGCACCGGCCGCGCGCAGGAACTGAGCCCGCGCGACCGCGAGATCGCCGAGGCCCTGGCGCCGGGGCTGTGGGAGCAGGGCCTGCTGCTGGTGGGCCTGGACGTCATCGGCGACTACCTGACCGAGGTCAATGTGACGAGTCCGACCTGTTTCCAGGAGATCACCCAGCAAACCGGCTTCCATGTCGCGGCGATGTTCATCGACGCGCTGGAGCACGCCGTGGACGCGGCCGGGCGCTGA